The segment CCCAAATCAGGTTTCTCCAGCTGTAGTTATTTAGGGCAATCAGATTCCAGGTTAATCTGGCAGAGCTTCCGTTTTTCAATCAAAGGCCTCTAGAGAGTGGATGAGCGAAGCCTCACTAATCCTCTCTAAAGAAAGGGAGTGGTAATCCAGCACTTAAAATTCCAATGGCCCTCTGAGGGCCCCATGAAGTGCCCGGACTAGGGAGCAGGAGACGGTGTTTAGTCCTGGCTCTGTTAACGGTTCaccatgtgactttgggcaaattgttTCCATCCCTGAAAAATGATGATTTCTAAGGTTCCTGCCAGCGCTTTGCATGGAGGGATGTGCATTTCCATGTTGGCACTGGGGTGACTTCCATGGCCCTTCAAATGAAATGGCTCAAACACTTGGGAAAAACTCTTGGGGGAATATAGAGAACTTTCCCACTTTGATTCCCAAGAGCCTCTGTTGGAAGGAGCAGGTGTTCTATCAGGGAAGCTAGAGAGGGGCCCACAGGTCTGCAGCTCTGGGGGGAGAGTCAGGATTAAGGAAGCAGACGAGCTTGGTGTCTGCTCAGCTAAGTCACCCCCATGCCCTTTCTCTTGAGCTTGCTAGCTTGAGCTCTGAATCTTTCCTCAGCTTGAGTCACTTATCTACTGATTCACTTACcttcttgtttatttattgaaCGCCTTTGTGGTTGTGGCCCAGGCCAGAAGGCGTCAGCTGATAACCCCTCCCAGAGTGATACTGCCTTTATTTAGGTTGTTGAAGACAGAAAATACCTAAGACTCTCTAACAATTAGGGAATAAGGGGAATGTTCCAGGGTCTGGAGAACCACACACCATTCTGTGGCTTCAGCTGGCCCTGAGAGTAGGGAGCagaatgtgcctgtgtgtgctggTGGAGAAGCTATCACCCACCTTCTGTAGTTGCTCCTCCTTGCCCCTGGACCACTTGTTCTCGTTGATACCCTGGTGATgaagagaggagacagagaagaaaaagagaaagtgaagcagAGGAAGACTGTCTTGGGAACCAAAAAAGACAGGACCAGAACTGGGGACTCATGAATAATTTCTCTAGGAACTGAGGTTcttcattcactgattcattcattgatttcttcctctttctcttccattttcccTCCCTTCTGCCCTCCCTTCCACAAATACTTCATAAGCTCCTCTAATAGAAACTGTGGGGACAGGAGATGGCAGACTTTTACCTGCCTATGGGGTGGTTTTTACTCTGAGGACACCAGCCATGTGGCCCAGCAGAACAGTGCAGGGCAGTATGCCAAGGAGGGCGCCATGCCCAGGCCATGAAGACAGGGTTAGGGTTTTCAGTTTTAGGGTCCTTCTGGATTGATGGTTTCTTCAACTCTAGGCTTTAGACCCACGGTAATTTTGAATCTTTGGCAGAACTGGATTCATCGCCATCTCCTCATCCTTGCAGCTGCTCCCTCGGCGCACACAGACCACCTCTCCAAGGAAACAACCAGGAAGCCTATGCAGCCAAACCACTCTGGCCCCACCCTCAACAATGCCAGCCTGTGCACCCTGGCCAGAgcatctcccccacctccctgacAACTCGGTCTTCCCCAGGGAGCATGTGGGGGGAAGGTGTGGACAACACTTACCTGTTCCCTCTGACTGGATGGGAGGTATTCctgggggaaagagaaaaaataagggTTGCACtgcttccctgggggcccagtgaGATGAAATGGCTCATGGCTCTTTGGGATCCACGCCTTTGGTGGGTCTTTGGGGACTCTGGTCACCCCCTGTTGTCCTGGTGTGACTGGGCCGCACAAGGTACACTCTGGGTAGGAGGCAGTTTAGGGTAGTGGGAAGTGTGCATACTGTGGAGTCTGCCTGGTGCTAGTTGGGCATCCTTGGGAAAGTACTTAGCCTATGTGAACCTTAGTTTCCCTGCTGGTGATAAAGGAGATATGAGATTTAACCACAAGTGAGCACAGCGTTCAGTAAATATTTCCCATATACCCTCACCTCCTGCTTCCTGGGTTTCTGGATTTGAAAGAAATCTCTGAAATGGCCCAGGCCAAAACTCATTTtgtagaagaaactgaggccaaagTTTGGTCACAAgttaattttctctattttattttatggtgCATATAGCAGGaagattttctctatttttaaatgtattttttaaagttacaaaaGCAGTTTCTGAATAAATGCCCACTATCAAGTGGTAAGGTAGAGGTTAGTGTAATAAAAGTCCCCCTTAACTTTTGCTCTCCCTCACCTTCAATTCCTATCCTAGATGTAAAACACTGGTGACAGTTTGATATTTATCCTTCTGGAACTCTCCCtatgttttcatgtgtgtgtgtgtgtgtgtgtaagtatgcagtgatttttttaaacatgtaggCTCCTATCTTATGTATTGTTACATAACTTGCTTTTTCCACTTAGCCAATATCTTGGAAATCTTTATCTTTGCACAGATCTGCTTCATCCACTTCAATGGCCACAAAGGCTATGGAtgtgccagacttccctggtggtccagtggttaagaattcaccttccaatccAGGGGACTCagggtcgatccctggttggggaactaagatcccacatggtacaGGGTAActaactgctaagtcgcttcagttgtgtccgactctgtgcgaccccatagatggtggcccaccaggctcccccgtccctgggattctccaggcaagaacactggagtgggttgccatttccttctccaatgcatgaaagggaaaagtgaaagtgaagtcgctcagtcgtgtctgactcagcgacctcatggactgcagcctaccgggctcctccgtccatgggattttccaggcaagagtactggagtggggtgccattgccttctccagggtaactaACTAGGCCCAAGCTATAACTAGCAAAGTCcaagtgctgcaaccaagacccagcacagccaaaaaaaaaaaaaataggccatGGATGtgtctaatatatttttattatcccacccccccacccccgccattgatagtttttaggtttttttcaCATTCTTGCTACTTGGCACAAATACCTCAGGGCTTATGTAGCAATAGCATTTCTATTTGATGGATTTCCTGAAGCAAACCTATCAGTCAGAAGGTATGCATGTTGCCAACTTTGATGGATATTGCCAACATGTCCTCCAAACGGACAGTGTATTAAAGTGTATGTAAGTGCCAGTTTTTTCCTATCCTCACCAaaaccacttttaaaaatttagttgtCAATAAGAAAACTGCTCTCTGTTcagactttttttctctttgtcctcCCAGGATACAGATTTCACGTCGAGAGTGCCCTCAGGGAACATAGAACATTTTAATAATTCTACTTGAACCAAACACAATCTCATAGAAAGCTTAGTCTTTGGCTTTACTCACATCAGAGGCAGATCTCAAGTTTACCACCTCTCTCCATAGACCTCCACAGTGTTGAAGGAAGCAGTGTGCAAAATATTTGTCCCCACCCTTAGGGTCACTGCACTCCCCAGATGCTGGAGTGGTTTTATCTGTTGCCTGGCATAATTAACAGTCTCTGAAATGTCCTGATTTGGATAACAATTGATATGGACACTATATCCCATTCCGTAGCATGAGTGACCACTACTGAACTGGATGGAGTAAGGGATGCTGAGTCTTGGGCTTTAAGTTAGGGCCTCTGTTTGGGGTAACAGAACCCACCCAGAAGCCTTCCTCCCTGGGCATCCGCCCACATCTGTCACTCACCTCCTACCTGCTTCCCCATTAGCCCGAAGAACTGGCTCGCTTTCCCCTTCTTCACGTCCCGGAGCTGAATCAGGATGCTGGGGATGacatcttcctgaagaagcagagaGTTCCATAGAGTTGAGGGCAGGCTGACAACAAAACAGTCTGAACAATAACAATCGCAATAACCCGTACTCTGTGCTGGCATTGATCTCACATTTTATACAATactgcaaataaaaataataacagcagTAATAAATGGCTAACGTTAAAGTGTTCCTAAGCACTTTCATATATTAACTCAATCCTTACCAAAACCACATAAAGAAAGTACTATTTgggtctccattttacagatggagactAAGGCTCAGAGTGATTACCAGTCAGGATGTGAGATGAAGCCAGACTCAAACCCAGGTCATCTAACTCAAAGGCTCAGACACTCCAAGCATAATCTCATTTATGCTTCACAACCACCATGTGAAATATCCATCTACAGATGGGGACACAGGCTTGTGATTAGgtcacttgtccaaggtcatacaggAAATGGTAGAGTCAGAATCTAAACTCAGTCTGACTCTAGACTCctgctcttctctcttcctctggcACTCCCCTCATCATCCTGGATTTAACCTGGGCCTCTCATGGCATGTGGCCTGGGGCAGAGGCCACTCCCACAGGCAAAGACATTTTTATCCTTCAgctcaaagtgaagtcactcagtcgtgtccgactctttgtgaccccatggactgcagcctcctaggctcctccgtctatgggattttccaggcaagagtactggagtgggttgccatttccttctccaggggatcttcccccagaggatcttcccaactcagggattgaacccgggtctcccacattgcaggtggatgctttaccctctaagccaccagggaagcccctcatcctTCAGCTGGTGGGGTAAAAGTTCTGGACCAAGGACTATAGATTTAAGTTCTCATTTCTCCATTAACCTTTGTGACCTTGGCCAATGGCCTCTCCTTCCCTGGAGCCTCTGATGAAGGGCCTGCTTGGCTCTGCTGAGACTGAGCGATGCTTGCTAGTGGAGAAAGTGATAGTGGGTGACAGTCATTAGACCATCTTCATGTCTTTGTATCCCCAatacctggcacagtgcctggtacacacaGGAGCTCAGCATGTATGGGATGCAGGATGGTGAATGAAAGGCCCTTTCTCTGATAGTCTGGGAATAGGGAAGAGGATGGGGTTTCCTTTTTCAGGAAAGGTGAGACAGGTGACCAGAGCCCTAGAGTAACATGGGGTTGGGTCACGGGTTCTTCCATTCCCAGTTTCCCCAGGGGCAGCCCTGAAGCTTCAGGGACAAGCAGGGACCTGGCTGGGGTGAAGTGGAAACCCCCTTGGCTCTCCCAGCTTATCCCAGCTTTTGGGATCAGGAGTGGATTGTTTTCTAAGCCTTGGACTAATTCAGTCACTTCCAGTCTGTCTCTTCTCCAGGACATCAATGGCTGGGGCAGCTGTCTCAGGCTGGAGTCATCTAGCCTGGCCAGGAACTGTAAAAGTGTCTTTGGAGATTTGGACCCATTTCTGAAAAGTTTATGAAAAGCACTTTGCCTTGGTAAAAGGCAGTCTTCAAATGCAAGCTGgacagaatgtttttttcttttctcccacccATTAGGTTTCTGGGGCCCGTTGGGAGGTGTCTTTTACTCAGGAAGGACTCTTGCCCTGACCAGAAGCTCTTCTTACCCCTTTAACTCAAATCCCCAGCTCCAGGGCTAACTGGGAGTCCTGAGAGCAAGGGAGAAAATCAGATCATCCCTAACAGAGGCATCATTCCTCATTCAGATGAGATGGTTCCTATATCCCAAATTCTGTGTCTTGGGAAGTAGAGGGATGTTAAACGAGAGTGAGCCAAGAAGAAGCTTCAGATGCAGCTGCAGCGTGGAAAGCCCCACGAGGCACTGGTTGAAATCGATGATGTTTCCCACGTAACTGTGTAGAGTGGTCCCTATTACACAGCTTCCCAGCGCCTGGGCCATGTCCCCTGATGGGCACAGACTCCAAGTCAGAGCTGGAAAAAAAACCTTGGGGGCcatctttttcccccctctcccattttacaagtgaggaaactgatgtccccaggtcacacagagtcggtgGAGAAGCTGAGACTTGAACCTTTATCTCCTCAGCCTGCTGTCTTCTCAAAGGCACACACTTCCACGTTCAGACAAACCAGGAAGGAAGCCCACCAGAAGGAAAGCCATGAGGCATAGCTGTTACGTGATGGCTTGTCCGGCAGCCCCAGTGTCCTCACCGCCCCCGGACTAGGGGGAGCAGGCCCAGCCCTGTCCCATCTGCCCTCCCGGAGGCTTTCCCTGAGCACTCTGCCTGTGTGTCTCTAGCCCCTGCCTGATGGGAACCTCCGAGGCCGCGATCTTTGTCTCTCTGACCAGATGGGCTGGGGCACAGATGCTGTGTCTCTAGCTGTGAGATTTCTTCCCAGTGACAGCACTCAGGTCAGCTTAGGAGGAGAGGCTGGCAATCAAACCACTACTTGTCAGGGAATAAGTTTCTACACATGAGGCAAAACAGTGATCCCACTCCAAGTTGACCCCCTTGAAAGGATATGCTGGACAATGTCCTCCGAGGCACAGATACGCAGAATAAGACGTTGGGCAAGGTGTACAGTTGTGCTTTTGACGCTGTGTAATATTGGACGCACTGCTTGACCTTTCTATgcttcagtttccctatctgtgaTATGGGGATAGAAATGGTGCCTTTCCCACAAGCTGCAgatgaggattaaatgggttaATATTTATGAGGCATTTAGGACAGTGTCAGGAACatgtatatgttaaataagtTGTTAAATGAAGCATGAACACACATACTGTTAATTCCATatatcactaggccattcaggtatgagataaatcaaatcccttacaattatacaggtgacgtgacaaatagattcaagggattagatctgatagagtgcctgaagaactatggacggaggttcacattgtataggaggcggtgatcaaaaccatccccaagaaaaagtaatgcaaaaaaaaaaggcaaaatagttgtctgaggaggccttacaaatagctgagaaaagaagagaagcaaagggcaaaggagaaaaggaaagatatatccatctgaatgcagagaccagagaacagcaagaagagataagaaagccttcttaagtgatcaatgcaaatagaggaaaacaatagaatgggaaagactagacatcttctcaagaaaattagagataccaagggaacatttcacacaaagatgggcaaaataaaggacagaaacagtatggacctaacagaagaagatactaggaagaggtggtaagaataaacagaagaactatacaaaagaaacCTTAACGACCcagtaaccatgatggtgtgatcactcacctagagccagacatcctgcaatgcaaagtcaagtgggtcttaggaaagcatcactatgaacaaagctagtggaggtgatggaattccagttgagatatttcaaatcctaaaagatgatgctgtgaaagtgctgcactcaatatgccagaaaatttggaaaaactcagcagtcgccataggactggaaaaagttttcgttccaatcccaagaaaggcaattccaaagaatgttcaaattactgcacaattacactcatttcacatgctagcaaagtaatgctcaaaattctccaagttaggcttcaacagtatgtgaaccgagaacttccagatgtttaagctggatttagaaaaggcagaggaaccagagatcaaattgccaacatccattggatcatagaaaaagcaagaggattccagaaaagcatctacttctgcttcattgactatgctaaaacccttgactgtgtggatcacaacaaactgtggaaaattcttaaagagatgggactaccaggccaccttatctgcctcctgagaaacctgtatgcaggtcaagaagcaacagttagaaccggacatggaacaatagactggttccaaattgggaaaggagtacgtcaaggctgcatattgtcaccctgcttacttaacttatatgcagagtacatcatgggaaatgccagactggatgaagcacaagctggagtcaggattgcagggagaaatatcagtaacctcagatatgcggataacaccacccttatggcagaaagcgaagaggcactgaagagcctcttgatgaaggtgaaagaggagaaggaaaaagctggcttaaaactcaacattcaaaaacaaagatcatggcattgggtcccatcacttcatggcaaatagatagggaaacactggaaacagtgacagactttattttcttgggttccaaaatcactgcagatggtgtccgcagccatgaaattaaaagatgcttgctccttggaagaaaagctatgacaaactcagcatattaaaaagcagagacattattttgctgacaaagttctgtctagtcaaagctatggtttttccagtagtcatgtatggatgtgagagttggactataaggaaggctgagcgccaaagaattgatccttttgaactgtggtattggagaagactcttgagaatcccttgaacagcaaggagaccaaatcagtcaatcctaaaggaaatcagtcctgaatattcattggaaggactgatgctgaagctgaagctccaatactttgactacctgatgtgaagaactgactcactggaaaagcccctgatcctgggaaagattgaaggcaggaggagaaggggacgacagaggatgagatggttggatggcatcaccgacttgatgaacatgagtttgagcaagctctgggagatggtgaaggacagggaagcctgacatattgcagtccatggggtcgtaaagagtcggacaggactgagagactgaacaacaacaagatatgCTTTCATCTCTTTGGAGGTCTATCAGGCCAGGGGCAACAGCCTTGAACATGCTCTCTTGCTATCTTGCTATCATGCTCTCTTGCTCTCTGCTCTCTTGCTATCATGCCCTGCTTTCCCCAAAGG is part of the Bubalus kerabau isolate K-KA32 ecotype Philippines breed swamp buffalo chromosome 4, PCC_UOA_SB_1v2, whole genome shotgun sequence genome and harbors:
- the TAC4 gene encoding tachykinin-4, with translation MLLCVTLLLLLGLSACTVAGDKELAVNAEVGSWVAVTLEEDVIPSILIQLRDVKKGKASQFFGLMGKQVGGIPPIQSEGTGYQREQVVQGQGGATTEGKAAENHGSE